Proteins from a single region of Felis catus isolate Fca126 chromosome B4, F.catus_Fca126_mat1.0, whole genome shotgun sequence:
- the LOC102902535 gene encoding LOW QUALITY PROTEIN: RAD51-associated protein 1-like (The sequence of the model RefSeq protein was modified relative to this genomic sequence to represent the inferred CDS: deleted 1 base in 1 codon) — protein RLDVESEQDSSTAANKNLKTADFRFWRGPRCVRHKNLVKVNYSWFQDSDSDDDFISATTPLNEKPRTPPKELKLETRKPKLKNLQKGDIPLQEKTPKNRMALGDKLYQQDLEVALALSVKELPTVTTDAKEAGDKSIEKCDSSETKTMSKDPHISNCSVASDYLDLDKITEEDGFPGVQGKREAASKTVVQQRKILLEGSDGDSANHSEPHFATGEESEDDSDFSESEDNDEYFTMRKNKVKEIKKKEVKVKSPVEKKKPNSKCNTLEETQEAAQVAVKSEPQPSPKKVPVSSEATTKPLQISSPSAENKKPKWVPPAISGSSSSRSPLESLRLGLSRLNFASKCC, from the exons CGACTTGATGTAGAAAGTGAACAAGATTCATCCACTGCTGCCAACAAGAACTTGAAAACTGCAGATTTTCGGTTTTGGAGGGGGCCACGGTGTGTGAGGCATAAGAATCTGGTCAAGGTCAATTACTCATGGTTTCAGGACTCTGACAGCGATGATGACTTTATTTCTGCAACTACACCTTTAAATGAGAAACCCAGAACACCACCAAAGGAGTTAAAACTAGAAACAAGGAAACCTAAACTGAAGAATCTCCAGAAAGGAGATATCCCACTGCAAGAGAAAACCCCTAAAAATAGGATGGCTTTAGGTGACAAGCTATACCAGCAAGACTTAGAAGTTGCACTAGCTTTATCAGTGAAGGAACTTCCAACAGTCACCACTGATGCAAAAGAGGCTGGAGATAAAAGCATTGAAAAATGTGACAGTAGTGAAACCAAAACAATGAGTAAGGACCCTCATATCTCCAATTGCAGTGTAGCCAGTGATTATTTAGATTTGGATAAGATTACTGAGGAAGATGGTTTTCCTGGTGTGCAAGGGAAAAGAGAAGCCGCATCAAAGACTGTGGTACAACAGAGGAAGATTCTTCTGGAAGGCAGTGATGGCGACAGCGCTAATCACTCTGAACCACACTTTGCAACTGGTGAAGAGTCTGAGGATGACTCTGATTTTAGTGAGAGTGAAGACAATGATGAATACTTCACCATGAGAAAAAATaaggtgaaagaaattaaaaagaaagaagtgaaggtCAAATCCCCAGTTGAAAAGAAGAAACCTAACTCCAAATGTAATACTCTGGAAGAGACT CAGGAGGCTGCTCAAGTTGCTGTGAAATCAGAACCTCAGCCTTCACCAAAAAAGGTCCCTGTTTCTTCAGAGGCCACTACGAAACCACTACAAATAAGCAGTCCTTcagctgaaaacaaaaaacctaagtGGGTTCCACCAGCGATAtctggaagcagcagcagcaggagcccaCTGGAGAGTCTCCGCCTTGGTTTGTCCAGATTAAACTTTGCATCCAAATGCTGCTAG